In Sphingomonas oryzagri, the genomic stretch ACTTGAGGATCGCCGCCTGGCGCGTGCCCGGATCCGTCGTAGCTGACCGTACCTCCTACCAGCGCCAAAATTCGAACGGCGGCTATTTGATCCGATCAATAATTTTGCGAAATGCAAGAATCGGCGACCTTCCAGACAACATCGCAATCCATATTTCTGCGGCTAACCCACCGGCAAATCAGAGCAATCCGGTGGATTAAGCTGTCTGCTCTGCTATGCTCGACCTCGTCCCGTCCTCAAGCTGATGAGATCGCTGTGCGCGTCACTCTCGCAATCCTAATGGGTTGCGCGGCCTCTGGCTGTTCCGCCTCGGTCCCCGGTCCGGCAACGCCGGTGGGATTGACTTGCACGGCGTCCAACGGAGCGGTCGTGCGGCTCAATCTCGATCTGGCCGGCCGTACGTTTCAGAAGGAGGGGTTTCCCCGTCTCCCGATCGCGTCCTTGAGCCGTCGCCAGATCGTGCTGATGCGCGCCGAAACGGCCGGCTTCACGGTGACTGCGTCGATCGACCGTGCCGCGATGGACTACGTTGCCTTGTCTGAAGACCGTAAGTCTCGTGCCCGAACGGAAACGCGCTACGCATGCGCCGCCGGCCCGGCTTTCGAGGTCGCCAGCAGGCCATGACGCAAGCGATCAGACCTGCGGAGGACCGCCGCGCTCCAGATTGCTGAAGACAAGCCTCTGCGCACACCAAAGCTCAAAGGCGCCGCCCTCCGAATGGGCCGCCTTGCCCAATTCGATTGCTTCGCCGTCGTCGGAAGCCTCGAGATCGGTCCCGAGCTTGATCGTACCCCGCGCTTTATCCAGCGTGTACATACGGTAGTGCACTATCCGTGTCCCCCACATTTTCGACGAAATCTACTCGGGACAGCGGGAAACGCGCATTGTTCTAAATCAGCTTCAGCGACACTGTCTAAGCCAACCTTACCGGGAGTCCCCGGGCCTAGCCTGCCTCGATGGGGATCCGGAACTGGGTTCGTTGTGCTAAGAGGCGAAGTGCGCGCTTCTTCCATGACGTCCTCACCTCACCTTCGAGCAATCATCGATGAAGTACCTTCGTTTCGTCGGCTGCGGTTCTCGCGCCAAGATTAATCCCGCTTAGCACGATTGTCGTACCCCCTCGGATTTCTTGGGGAACGCTGAGGGGCAGTTAGGGTTCTGGCGTCGGCAATCGAGAGGAAGGAAATCGTCCGTGAGTTCAAACCTGCTGTCGGCCGCCGATTTCAGCGCTCCGTCCATCCTCCTGCATGGCGGGGTGGACTACCAGATGTATCAGAGTTTCCGGGATCAGTTGGTGATCGCGCCGACAGAGGGGTTGGTCACCGTGGAGCTTTCGACCTTGGGGGGCGACCCCGAGGTGGCGCGCATGATGGGTGAGGACATCCGCTTCCATTCGGAGACCGAGCCTCAGCGCCGCTTCGTCTTCCTCGGGAAAGCGGCGATCTACTCGGCGGGCACGACCTTCATGAGCTTCTTCGCCCGGGAGAACCGCTACCTCACCCGCGGAACGCGCCTGATGATCCACGAGCGCCTGCTCACCAAGACCATTCAGATATCCGGCCCCCTCACCACCTGCATTCCTGCCTTTAAGGCGACGCTGAACGAGATCGAGGCATCGATAGCCATTCAGAACGAGGGTTTCGCGAACCTCGTTCATGGCTCGAAGGTGGCGTTGGATGAGGTAACGCGGCGCGCACCGGAGAACTGGTACGTCGAGGCGAACGAGGCGCTCGAACTCGGCCTGATCGAGGGGATCCTCTGATCGGACTCTCGGAAGGGTTGCGCCTGGCGCGCCGCCCGGCGGCATCAGGCCGCCGACTTCAGCCTCGGCGCTGTATTTGACGGCCCACGCACGTCGATGATCTGAAACCAAGACGCCGGCATCCGCTCGCTCCCGTCGTCCAGCCGGATCGGTTCCGGCGCGGAAAGCGATAGGTCGTCGGCCCCGAGCGCGATGCGACCGCCCCCAAACCAGCGCATCGATACCGCCTTCGCCTTCACGTCTTCCATGATGCGCGCGACCGTCTTGGCGCCTAGCGCAAACCCGGGATCACCGAGTTCCAAGAGCGCGTCGTGGTCGAGATCAATAAGCCAGATCGCCACTACGACACGCGCTTACGGCGTGAGGCCGGAGGTAGGGTCGGGAAGATTGAATTGCTGGATAGCGGTGGCCATCAATGCCGAACGCCGCAGCGAATTATCAGATCCAGCTCATCCGGCGTTAGCGACGCCTCATTTTACCGAAGGTCTCGCAGCGCCTTCAAAGCAAGGCGATAGATTTGCCGGCGTTGCTCGCTGGTCGTCTGCTCCATCTTCGCGCGGACTGCATCTTCGGCACGCTCGCCATGTTCTCTCATGGCGTAAGTGGCCTCTTCCTGCGCAAGACGCCTCGTTTTTGCGCTTGCCAGCCAATCGAAAAGCATACCGGAAATCCCTAGGAGACGGATCGATGTACCCAAACCCCTTGCTGAAACAAAGTTACAGGTTCGCAATGCCACTGGGATTTGCGCTTGTCCCGCAACAGCCCCTTTTGAAAGCGATCCCAGAATGGGGCATCTTGGCCGAGCTCAAAACCGGACGGACCGAAAATAGGAGACTCACGCAGGTTGGGGATCATCGAAAATTGGCGCAGGGCAGCCCCGCTCCGCCGCATTCCGACGCGCTACCTTGCAGGAAACAGATAGCGAGCGCGCCGGGCGCGGGACTGCTCGATCATGATAACGACCGCAGGCGACCCTGATATTTGTCGTTCCCGTCAACACTTGGAACGCCCAGTCGACGCGTGGGCGAACGACCGAAAGGAGATCGCGAGCGGCAAAGGGGGGCCGGAAGAGCCGCTTCGACCCCGATCAATAGAAGAATTAGCCGCAAGCTTCACGAGACGCCGTGCCAAGAGGCACTGCCGTCGGCCCCGCCGCGCTATCGCGGCTGGCGCGCCGTTCATATTCCCGCGCCATCTCCTCATACGAGGCTCGCGCCGCAGGATCGCTTGAGCGCGACGCAGCTTCGCGAGACTCCTGCGCACGAAGAAGGTGATATTCGATATCGATCATGGACATGCGAGTCCTCCGAAAAAAAGCGGGAGCTCTCATCTGTCTCTCGGTCACTGCCATGCTTGTTGCCGAAAGCAGCGGTAAGGCAGCAATAGCAGATCTCGGTTTAACGTCGCTGATTCATGTCAAGGCGCACACCGCAGGCAGCTCGAGCCGTGCTGCCAATGCGGCACGGGGGTAATCATTTTGCGGCGAATGTTTCAGGCGTTCGAGGGCGCGCCGATCGGAATGTCGTCGCTGCCGAGGAATTCGATCTGATAGTCGATCGGCCGGAAGCTCCCGCCATTGGATGCATAGGCCGAACACGCCGTCAGTCCGATCACTAGGTCCATCTCCGCTTGAAACGAGATGCGGTCGCCGGGCTTGCTGACCGGCGGAAGGACCGATAATTTTCCGGTTTGAGCATCGACGGGCACGTTCATGAAGCAGTTGAACGCGACCGGAATACGATCGGGCGCGACGCCATAGGGCTCAAGCGCCTCCGCGAGATTGCCGAAGCATCCGCGATGCACCGGCTTGTCGGGATAGAAATGCAGAAAGGTGTCGACCGAGCACGGCGTCAGCAGAAAGTCGTGGCAGCCGACCGTGTCGTCAATGATCGTGAGCATCGGCCTCGAACGGTTCGAATAGAGCACGTGGCCGGTCGTGAGGGCGATCGTTTCGGCATAATCCAGAGTCCGGCCCGACGAGATGACCTCGTTCACGTCCTCGCTGCTGAATGCCAGCAGGTCGGCAACCTGGCATCCCTCGGGATCGATGACGGTGAGGGTCGCGCCGGCTGGAACCTTGAAGGCGGTCCCGCTGCGCGGCGGTATCCGCTCGACGTCGCTCATGCATCGTCTCCCGAATAGCTGAACGGGCATCGCCACTCGCTGCCGACCGCGCGGCCACTATATTGGCGGGCTTCGCTCGCCTCGCCATGGCGCGCGAGCATCGGATTGCGAGAGCCGGCCAGAGCCTCGTCCCTAGTCATGATCTTTTCGCGCATTCCCTCGTATTTGCCGATGTCCCGGAGTGTCTCGAACTGATCGTGCAGGTTGAATACCATGGTCGGACGGTCGAAGCGGCGCGCCGGCCGGCTCGCATGTGGGTGGAGGCCGACCACGAAGAAAGCCTCGCCGCCGAAGCTCAGTGAGAAGTGCGGGCTGGCCGGGTCCGCGCTGACACGGTCGTCGTAGGATTGTCCTCGCCAGACGTCCTTGTCGGAGATGGACTGGATGCGCTCCCACATGGCGCTCTCAAACGCAGCTTCGGTTAATTCGGCCGGCCCTTCGAAGATTATGGCGAGGCTGCGGAAGAGCCCGGGATTCTGCTGGTAGCTCTTTGCGAACAGCAGCAGTTCGTCGTGGATGCGAAGATCGTCCCACGCACTCGTCAGATCACGACATCCAACGACCTCCAGCGTCCCTCGCGCAAGCGCGGACTTGGCGCCCACGCATGGGAAAGAGGGATCGGCGACATAGGATTTCAGCGCGCGTTCGAGGCCTTCCTGGCTCTTGGGGTGCCAGGGGAAGAGAGAAGATCGATGGGATGTCATGGCCGGATAGACGTAAGCGAGCGGGCGAGAGTTCCGCACAAATCCCGATCCTGATTTCGATCAGCACGATTTCCGCACAGGCGCTACAGATGATCGAAGCGTCGTCCGCAGCTGAGCAGTAGGCCGACCCCCCAATCGTCTGCGGGAGTGGACTTTGCGACCGGATCTCGGAGCGCGTCGCAGCTTGTGCACGCACCTCCATAGCCCGCTATCATGGATCAGTGCGATCCGTCCGTGCGGGCTGTTAGAGCTTCGGGATAATGCAGCCTACAGGGACAAACGCTTTTGCTTCCTCCACATCGTCTCCGTGATTTCTCGCTGCTCTCCTCCTCCGATATAAGCGCGCTTCAGGCCCTCGGGGGGCCTACGATTATCTTGCCCCGCAGATCGATTATCCGGCCTCAGGGCACGACTGACCGATCCGCCTACTTCCTCGTGGACGGATGGCTCGCGTCCTCGATGCTGCTCGCCGACGGTGAACGGCAGATTCTCAAGCTTCACCTTCCCGGTGACATGCTCGGCAGCACCAGTATGTGCGTTGAAGACGCCATCGACACGTTGATGGCGCTGACGCCGGTCACCGTCAGAAAGGTGCCTCTTGCGCCGCTAGGGCAACTCATCGTGACAAATCCCCGGATTGCGATGTTCCTGCTGTTGTCAGCGCAGAAGGAACGCGTCGCGCTTATGGACCTGCTCGCATCGAATTCCAGGACCAGCCCGATAGCTCGATTGGCTTTTCTTCTGCTGAACCTTCATCAACGATTGTCCATCGTCGGGCAGGCCGGGTCAGACGAATTAGAAATTGCGATCAATCAGGAGCAGCTCGGAGACATCGTGGGATTGACCCCCGTGCATGTGAACCGCGTACTACGACAAATGACCAACGACGGTCTCATCGAGCGGCATAGGCGTCAAATTCGGATCATCGATTTCGAACGGCTTAGGGAGCTTTCCAAGATACCACTGCGCGACATGTCGATCGCTTCGAGCTGGCAGCATATCGTGGCATGACTCGGTGCCAGAGCGAGATGCCTCAAAGTCGAAGGAGCGCTGCAAATTTTTCAAAAATTTGATTGTGGATAGTGAACTGGGTGTCACGATACCCTTATTTTGAGCCGCTGGCGGAGTTCTTCGCCACCTGCCAAATGCCTCATCATGCGGCGGGTTCATTGGAACGAGCATGCCACTTCGCTTCCCGACGCGGCGTCCTCGTTCGTGTCGGAAAGTTACGATGAAAGTCGGTCCCCGAGTTCACGGGCAGAATATGGTTCTTCGGGTAGCGCAAGCGATCCACGAAAATGATCCCAACGCATCAGCGCCTTGGAACAGTCTCGATACGGAACAGCTGGCAACGCGCCTACGACAGGCACAAGCTGCCTTGGCCGCCATGCGAGTACCTACAGATTCCATGTTGCTGGCTGCGATCCGATTGGATCGGAAATGCGCCATCGAGCATCAATGGCCGATGATGATCGATGCCGCCTTGGAAATATAGCCTAAACTTTCCGAATATCCAAAACGCAATCATCGCCAATCGAGAGCTTCTTTCGGCATGAGCGAGAGCTGGCGGAAGGCATTCGGGGCGCACTTCAAGGGCGGGAACGACCGGAACCGGCCCAGAAAAGCCAAGCTGCTCGCGACCACTTATTGCCGTTCCGACGCCCGAGCCGCGTTCCCAGTTGCCGACCGGCAGCTAACCTCTGCGACCAACCATGTCGTCACGGCGCAAATCTGAGCGATACAGACCGTCTAATCAGTTCCACAACAGCGCAGGAGTTCGCCGCTGAGCGCATCGACCGTCCCGCAAGTCTCGAACAGGAGTGCCCGGGCCCAGCGATGGCCTTCGTCGCTATGGGTACGCCCATGCCAAACGGCGAGTTTGGTAAAACCCGGGATGGCGACTGGCGGCTCGAGAAGCGCCAATCCGTCGCCTGCGGCAGCGAGCCGACGTGGAGCGACCGAAATCAGATCGGTTTCGCGCAGCACCTCGGCCAGCGCGAGGAAGCTGTGAAATGAGAGCGCCACATGTCGTTCGCGTCCCAGATGGGCCAGAGCGTCGTCAGTTACGCCATGAAAGGATCCGCCGGAAAACGAGACGAGCGCGTGATCGAGCGTACAGAAGCGGTCGAGCGAGATACCGGCTGCACTCGCGTCGGGATGACCTGCACGCAGCGCGCAGACATAGCTCTCGTCGAACAGGCGCCGGGAGTGAAGGTCGAGCGGCGCGGACTCCGGCGTCATCAGTGCAAGATCGAGTTCACCCCGCTCGAACTGCTGCGCGACTCGATCATTGTCGACCGGCCGGGTCGCGACCCGGATACCGGGGGCGTAGCGGCGCAGCTTCGTGACGAACGGCACTACCACCGCCTGGAGCGCATAGTCCGTGGCCGCCAAGGTCAGCGTGAATGATGCCGTCGCCGGATCGAACGCCGCCGGCCGCAGCAGCGCCTCGACGTTGGCGAGGACCTGCTTAATGGGTTCGGCAAGCGCCAGCGCGCGCAGAGTCGGCTGCACGCCACGCTGTGAGCGCACGAACAGGGTGTCGTCGAAACTCTCGCGCAACCGTACCAACATGCCGCTGACCGCAGGCTGGGTGACGCCGAGCCGCTCCGCCGCCTTGCTAACGTTACGCTCGTCGAGCAGCGCGTCGAGCGCGCGCAGCAGGTTGAGGTCAATCGTTCTGATATCACGCACGATGATACGCCTGATAGATGGGTCTTATTTGCCTTATCATCGCACGAGGACCATCTGCGGGGAAGCGGCAACCGACCCATAGTACCGAGGGCAAGCGTCATGATGAACGATGTCCATTGGCCCGACGACCATCTCCCCGGCTTCAGCGACAATTTTGCCTCCAACGAGGTGATCGCGGCGGAGCTGACCGCTGCCGATATCTGGCCGCTGCTAGCCGAGGCGCCGCGCTGGCCGGATTATTACGCCAACAGCGCCAACATCCGCTTCCGCGATGGTGCCGGTCCTGAACTGGCCGAAGGCACGCGTTTCTATTTCGAGACCTTCGGCTTCCCGGTCGAGGCCGAGGTGGTGGAATATATCGCGCCCGCCGGCGATGCGCCGGGTCGCGTCGCCTGGCACGGCTGGGCTGGCGAAGGCGAAACCCGCCTCGACGTCCACCACGCCTGGCTGGTCGAGAACCTGCCCGGCGGCCGTGTCCGTATCCTCACCCAGGAAACGCAGAATGGCGTGCCGGCGAAGGAACTGGCCACGACAAGGCCCAACCCGATGATTAACGGCCATCAGGACTGGCTCGACGGCCTCGTCGCGGCGGCCCGCAACGCGAAAGGCTCACCCCCATGAAGATCCTCATCATCCTCAACTCTCACGACCGGATCGGCGACAGCGATCGCAGGACCGGCCTGTGGTTTGAAGA encodes the following:
- a CDS encoding peptidase S14; translation: MDYQMYQSFRDQLVIAPTEGLVTVELSTLGGDPEVARMMGEDIRFHSETEPQRRFVFLGKAAIYSAGTTFMSFFARENRYLTRGTRLMIHERLLTKTIQISGPLTTCIPAFKATLNEIEASIAIQNEGFANLVHGSKVALDEVTRRAPENWYVEANEALELGLIEGIL
- a CDS encoding urea carboxylase-associated family protein, which gives rise to MSDVERIPPRSGTAFKVPAGATLTVIDPEGCQVADLLAFSSEDVNEVISSGRTLDYAETIALTTGHVLYSNRSRPMLTIIDDTVGCHDFLLTPCSVDTFLHFYPDKPVHRGCFGNLAEALEPYGVAPDRIPVAFNCFMNVPVDAQTGKLSVLPPVSKPGDRISFQAEMDLVIGLTACSAYASNGGSFRPIDYQIEFLGSDDIPIGAPSNA
- the gntA gene encoding guanitoxin biosynthesis heme-dependent pre-guanitoxin N-hydroxylase GntA; its protein translation is MTSHRSSLFPWHPKSQEGLERALKSYVADPSFPCVGAKSALARGTLEVVGCRDLTSAWDDLRIHDELLLFAKSYQQNPGLFRSLAIIFEGPAELTEAAFESAMWERIQSISDKDVWRGQSYDDRVSADPASPHFSLSFGGEAFFVVGLHPHASRPARRFDRPTMVFNLHDQFETLRDIGKYEGMREKIMTRDEALAGSRNPMLARHGEASEARQYSGRAVGSEWRCPFSYSGDDA
- a CDS encoding Crp/Fnr family transcriptional regulator, producing the protein MPRRSIIRPQGTTDRSAYFLVDGWLASSMLLADGERQILKLHLPGDMLGSTSMCVEDAIDTLMALTPVTVRKVPLAPLGQLIVTNPRIAMFLLLSAQKERVALMDLLASNSRTSPIARLAFLLLNLHQRLSIVGQAGSDELEIAINQEQLGDIVGLTPVHVNRVLRQMTNDGLIERHRRQIRIIDFERLRELSKIPLRDMSIASSWQHIVA
- a CDS encoding LysR family transcriptional regulator; its protein translation is MRDIRTIDLNLLRALDALLDERNVSKAAERLGVTQPAVSGMLVRLRESFDDTLFVRSQRGVQPTLRALALAEPIKQVLANVEALLRPAAFDPATASFTLTLAATDYALQAVVVPFVTKLRRYAPGIRVATRPVDNDRVAQQFERGELDLALMTPESAPLDLHSRRLFDESYVCALRAGHPDASAAGISLDRFCTLDHALVSFSGGSFHGVTDDALAHLGRERHVALSFHSFLALAEVLRETDLISVAPRRLAAAGDGLALLEPPVAIPGFTKLAVWHGRTHSDEGHRWARALLFETCGTVDALSGELLRCCGTD
- a CDS encoding SRPBCC domain-containing protein, translated to MMNDVHWPDDHLPGFSDNFASNEVIAAELTAADIWPLLAEAPRWPDYYANSANIRFRDGAGPELAEGTRFYFETFGFPVEAEVVEYIAPAGDAPGRVAWHGWAGEGETRLDVHHAWLVENLPGGRVRILTQETQNGVPAKELATTRPNPMINGHQDWLDGLVAAARNAKGSPP